The genomic segment CGGCTTTTTCACCGGCACCTATGCGCGGCATCCGTTCACAGGGATCGTCAACATGTCTTTCGCCAGCCGTAGCGATGACTCGACCTACCTCTGGTATCAGGATTCTCAGGGAGGCAACAGCCTGCTGCTCCCGAACCGCAATCTCGACTACGGCTACGCAAAGATCGACGTGGGCGGCAGCTACCAGATGAAGTCGTGGATAGCGTTCTACGGGTTGATGGAGAACCTGACCAGCAATCAACACATGGGACCCATCGGGTATCCCACGCTGCCGTTCACCGTGCGCAGCGGCGTGAAGCTTCAGTGGGGCCGCGAAAGCAAGTAATTGATTCAACAGCACCAGGGCCGCGGAGAATGTCCGCGGCTTTGCTGTTTCTGGTAGTTCTGCCAGCATCCATCGGGCTCTGTGGAAACCTACCCTGAATTGCTGTTATTCCTTCAGCTTCCGCAGAGAGACGAGGGCTCACGATGGTTCAATCCAGATCCAGATATGGTTTTGTGGCTGCGGCCGTTTGCACGCTCCTGATGTGCGGTCTGTGCGCGCCTGCTCGCGCGCAAGGGCACATCGACAAGGCCTGGGACATTCTCAAGAAGGCCGCATCCGATTCGAACACTGATAAGCGCGCGGCCGGGGTCGCCGTGTTGGCACTACTCCAAGGAGATTCCGAGGCGCAGGCGATGGCCGAGAAGGCACTCAGCGACGAGAAGCCCGTGGTTCGCACCGCCGCCGCGAATGCACTGGGCGCGATGGAAGCGAAGAGTGCGATTCCGGCGCTGAAAAACGCAATCAGGGACAAGGATGTATCTGTGGTCTTAGCCGCCACGCACGCGCTCTATGTGTTGAAAGATCCTACGGCCTACGAGGTCTACTACGCCGTGTTGACCGGGCAAAAGAAAAGCGGCGGCGGCCTCATTGACGATCAAAAAAAGATGCTCAGCGATCCCAAGAAGATGGCGCAGCTCGGGTTCGAGCAGGGCATTGGATTCATTCCTTTTGCCGGACTCGGGCTGACCGCGCTGGGCATGATCACGAAAGACGACACGTCGCCGGTGCGCGCGGCGGCGGCCAAGGTGCTAGCAAAGGACCCCGACCCCAAATCGGGCGACGCCCTGGTAGATGCGGCCTTCGACAAGAGTTGGATCGTGCGGGCCGCCGCATTGAATGCTATCTCCGAGCGCGGTGACTTCACGCTGGGGCCGCGCATCGAAGCCGGCATGGACGATGAGAAGGAGCAGGTGCGCTACATCGCAGCCGCAGCGGTCATTCACCTGCAGGACGTGAGGACATCGACGGTAGGGAAGTAATGCGGCTGCCGCTGCGATACTGGACTCGTGTTTTCGCTAACGCGAC from the Occallatibacter riparius genome contains:
- a CDS encoding HEAT repeat domain-containing protein; amino-acid sequence: MVQSRSRYGFVAAAVCTLLMCGLCAPARAQGHIDKAWDILKKAASDSNTDKRAAGVAVLALLQGDSEAQAMAEKALSDEKPVVRTAAANALGAMEAKSAIPALKNAIRDKDVSVVLAATHALYVLKDPTAYEVYYAVLTGQKKSGGGLIDDQKKMLSDPKKMAQLGFEQGIGFIPFAGLGLTALGMITKDDTSPVRAAAAKVLAKDPDPKSGDALVDAAFDKSWIVRAAALNAISERGDFTLGPRIEAGMDDEKEQVRYIAAAAVIHLQDVRTSTVGK